One genomic window of Megachile rotundata isolate GNS110a chromosome 12, iyMegRotu1, whole genome shotgun sequence includes the following:
- the gkt gene encoding tyrosyl-DNA phosphodiesterase glaikit isoform X2, translated as MKMATSISSENVAMKQKCPYMEKCYRKNPIHFNEMSHPHLEKIIKDQLEGEIRIPEKLDFECSDRSLLVDQLKVLQMVLRKQKTNTDSSLSITQSTSQVGSSNSTVSDAISNPNQELKDKVEKHKQAMAIRRESKLKEMDEQGEALYKFSNSSADSAKVHTMKDKLHKLKIAEDNMEQGGPSQEKKRSNSGFNDNGRENKKSKSFHNKKNEEVQECPQSANNSTNDTTSKGKSLMDIFQSCSSTKSRIEVREKAIEMMKRQGFNVSVVEPGNFAMKYALSAPYHLFFTRIQNSKSTHDQPFSITFPEILDRSLGEIVNSLHINFMVDVGWLCLQYLLAGQRTDMLILYGDRVDEEKLSLNITMIPVQMPTKFGCHHTKIMILKYKDDGIRVVVSTANLYSDDWENRTQGLWISPHLPPLPESANTNDGESPTGFKKDLLLYLNKYRQPAITEWTSAVRRADFSSVNVFFIASVPGRHKGVEYDSWGHRKLGYVLSKHATLPPDAPRWTLVAQSSSIGSLGPSYESWLLKEITSSMSKESPSNLKSHPNFQFIYPSINNYKQSFDCRVGSCCLPYSLQTHSKQEWIESYMYQWKATRTARDKAMPHIKSYTRFSPDMKKIPWFVLTSANLSKAAWGTVGKDSHYIMNYEGGVIFIPKFIIGSTTFPVQEEENGVPVFPIPYDLPPTKYQSGDKPFVMEFFYS; from the exons ATGAAAATGGCAACGAGTATTTCAAGCGAAAATG TTGCGATGAAACAAAAATGCCCGTACATGGAAAAATGTTATCGGAAAAATCCGATTCATTTCAACGAGATGTCACATCCACATT tggaaaaaattataaaagatcaGCTGGAGGGTGAAATACGGATACCTGAAAAACTTGATTTTGAATGTTCTGATCGGTCACTTTTAGTAGATCAATTAAAGGTCTTACAGATGGTGCTAAGGAAACAGAAAACTAACACGGACAGTTCTTtatcaatcacacagtcaacttCTCAAGTAGGCAGCTCAAATTCAACAGTATCTGATGCTATCAGTAATCCTAATCAAGAATTGAAAGATAAGGTAGAAAAACACAAACAAGCAATGGCTATAAGGAGGGAATCTAAGTTGAAAGAAATGGATGAACAGGGTGAAgcactttataaattttctaatagcAGCGCAGACTCAGCTAAGGTCCATACAATGAAGGATAAGCTTCATAAACTCAAAATTGCTGAAGACAATATGGAGCAAGGTGGTCCTTCGCAAGAGAAGAAGAGGAGCAATAGTGGATTTAATGATAATGGTAGAGAGAACAAGAAGTCAAAatcatttcataataaaaaaaatgaagaggTTCAAGAATGTCCCCAAAGTGCAAATAATAGCACAAATGATACTACCTCGAAAGGAAAATCCTTGATGGATATTTTTCAATCGTGCAGCTCAACGAAATCCAGAATTGAAGTCAGAGAGAAAGCTATTGAGATGATGAAGCGACAAGGCTTTAATGTTTCTGTGGTAGAACCAGGAAATTTTGCCATGAAATATGCTCTTTCAGCTCCGTATCACCTATTTTTTACaagaattcaaaattcaaaatcaacACATGACCAACCATTCTCCATAACATTTCCTGAAATCTTAGATAGAAGTCTGGGAGAAATAGTTAATAGTTTGCATATTAACTTTATGGTTGATGTTGGATGGTtatgtttgcaatatttattagcTGGGCAACGTACAGACATGTTAATTTTATATGGGGATAGAGTAGATGAAGAAAAGCTTAGTTTAAACATTACCATGATACCTGTACAAATGCCAACAAAGTTTGGTTGTCATCACACTAAGATTATGATTCTAAAGTACAAAGACGACGGTATACGAGTTGTAGTCTCTACAGCAAATTTATATTCAGATGATTGGGAGAATAGAACACAAGG ACTTTGGATATCGCCACACCTTCCACCGTTGCCGGAATCAGCAAACACCAATGACGGGGAATCACCTACAGGATTCAAGAAGGACCTGCTCCTTTACTTGAATAAATATAGACAGCCAGCAATAACAGAATGGACGAGTGCCGTTCGAAGAGCCGACTTCTCCTCCGTGAACGTGTTCTTCATAGCTTCCGTCCCGGGAAGGCACAAAGGCGTCGAGTACGATAGCTGGGGCCACAGaaaattaggttatgttctgTCTAAGCATGCTACATTGCCTCCAGACGCTCCACGATGGACATTGGTTGCTCAAAGTTCCAGTATCGGTAGCTTAGGTCCAAGTTACGAAAGTTGGCTCCTGAAAGAAATAACATCCTCGATGTCGAAGGAATCGCCATCTAATCTGAAGAGTCATCCAAACTTCCAATTCATTTATCcttctataaataattacaagCAAAGTTTCGATTGCAGAGTCGGATCGTGTTGCTTACCGTACAGTCTCCAGACACATTCCAAGCAAGAATGGATAGAATCTTACATGTA TCAATGGAAAGCCACGCGAACGGCGAGAGACAAAGCAATGCCTCACATAAAATCATACACAAGATTCTCGCCAGACATGAAGAAGATTCCTTGGTTTGTTTTGACTAGTGCCAATTTAAGCAAGGCTGCGTGGGGCACAGTGGGCAAGGATTCCCATTATATCATGAACTACGAGGGAGGAGTTATATTTATTCCAAAATTTATC ATTGGTTCGACGACATTTCCTGTCCAAGAAGAGGAAAATGGCGTCCCAGTTTTTCCTATTCCCTACGATCTACCTCCCACCAAATACCAGAGCGGAGATAAGCCGTTCGTCATGGAGTTCTTCTATTCGTAA
- the gkt gene encoding tyrosyl-DNA phosphodiesterase glaikit isoform X1, translated as MVSELWLILRLKYSCTQFSKLLPFIQVAMKQKCPYMEKCYRKNPIHFNEMSHPHLEKIIKDQLEGEIRIPEKLDFECSDRSLLVDQLKVLQMVLRKQKTNTDSSLSITQSTSQVGSSNSTVSDAISNPNQELKDKVEKHKQAMAIRRESKLKEMDEQGEALYKFSNSSADSAKVHTMKDKLHKLKIAEDNMEQGGPSQEKKRSNSGFNDNGRENKKSKSFHNKKNEEVQECPQSANNSTNDTTSKGKSLMDIFQSCSSTKSRIEVREKAIEMMKRQGFNVSVVEPGNFAMKYALSAPYHLFFTRIQNSKSTHDQPFSITFPEILDRSLGEIVNSLHINFMVDVGWLCLQYLLAGQRTDMLILYGDRVDEEKLSLNITMIPVQMPTKFGCHHTKIMILKYKDDGIRVVVSTANLYSDDWENRTQGLWISPHLPPLPESANTNDGESPTGFKKDLLLYLNKYRQPAITEWTSAVRRADFSSVNVFFIASVPGRHKGVEYDSWGHRKLGYVLSKHATLPPDAPRWTLVAQSSSIGSLGPSYESWLLKEITSSMSKESPSNLKSHPNFQFIYPSINNYKQSFDCRVGSCCLPYSLQTHSKQEWIESYMYQWKATRTARDKAMPHIKSYTRFSPDMKKIPWFVLTSANLSKAAWGTVGKDSHYIMNYEGGVIFIPKFIIGSTTFPVQEEENGVPVFPIPYDLPPTKYQSGDKPFVMEFFYS; from the exons ATGGTAAGTGAATTGTGGTTGATTTTAAGGTTAAAGTATAGTTGTACACAATTCAGTAAGTTGCTTCCTTTTATACAAGTTGCGATGAAACAAAAATGCCCGTACATGGAAAAATGTTATCGGAAAAATCCGATTCATTTCAACGAGATGTCACATCCACATT tggaaaaaattataaaagatcaGCTGGAGGGTGAAATACGGATACCTGAAAAACTTGATTTTGAATGTTCTGATCGGTCACTTTTAGTAGATCAATTAAAGGTCTTACAGATGGTGCTAAGGAAACAGAAAACTAACACGGACAGTTCTTtatcaatcacacagtcaacttCTCAAGTAGGCAGCTCAAATTCAACAGTATCTGATGCTATCAGTAATCCTAATCAAGAATTGAAAGATAAGGTAGAAAAACACAAACAAGCAATGGCTATAAGGAGGGAATCTAAGTTGAAAGAAATGGATGAACAGGGTGAAgcactttataaattttctaatagcAGCGCAGACTCAGCTAAGGTCCATACAATGAAGGATAAGCTTCATAAACTCAAAATTGCTGAAGACAATATGGAGCAAGGTGGTCCTTCGCAAGAGAAGAAGAGGAGCAATAGTGGATTTAATGATAATGGTAGAGAGAACAAGAAGTCAAAatcatttcataataaaaaaaatgaagaggTTCAAGAATGTCCCCAAAGTGCAAATAATAGCACAAATGATACTACCTCGAAAGGAAAATCCTTGATGGATATTTTTCAATCGTGCAGCTCAACGAAATCCAGAATTGAAGTCAGAGAGAAAGCTATTGAGATGATGAAGCGACAAGGCTTTAATGTTTCTGTGGTAGAACCAGGAAATTTTGCCATGAAATATGCTCTTTCAGCTCCGTATCACCTATTTTTTACaagaattcaaaattcaaaatcaacACATGACCAACCATTCTCCATAACATTTCCTGAAATCTTAGATAGAAGTCTGGGAGAAATAGTTAATAGTTTGCATATTAACTTTATGGTTGATGTTGGATGGTtatgtttgcaatatttattagcTGGGCAACGTACAGACATGTTAATTTTATATGGGGATAGAGTAGATGAAGAAAAGCTTAGTTTAAACATTACCATGATACCTGTACAAATGCCAACAAAGTTTGGTTGTCATCACACTAAGATTATGATTCTAAAGTACAAAGACGACGGTATACGAGTTGTAGTCTCTACAGCAAATTTATATTCAGATGATTGGGAGAATAGAACACAAGG ACTTTGGATATCGCCACACCTTCCACCGTTGCCGGAATCAGCAAACACCAATGACGGGGAATCACCTACAGGATTCAAGAAGGACCTGCTCCTTTACTTGAATAAATATAGACAGCCAGCAATAACAGAATGGACGAGTGCCGTTCGAAGAGCCGACTTCTCCTCCGTGAACGTGTTCTTCATAGCTTCCGTCCCGGGAAGGCACAAAGGCGTCGAGTACGATAGCTGGGGCCACAGaaaattaggttatgttctgTCTAAGCATGCTACATTGCCTCCAGACGCTCCACGATGGACATTGGTTGCTCAAAGTTCCAGTATCGGTAGCTTAGGTCCAAGTTACGAAAGTTGGCTCCTGAAAGAAATAACATCCTCGATGTCGAAGGAATCGCCATCTAATCTGAAGAGTCATCCAAACTTCCAATTCATTTATCcttctataaataattacaagCAAAGTTTCGATTGCAGAGTCGGATCGTGTTGCTTACCGTACAGTCTCCAGACACATTCCAAGCAAGAATGGATAGAATCTTACATGTA TCAATGGAAAGCCACGCGAACGGCGAGAGACAAAGCAATGCCTCACATAAAATCATACACAAGATTCTCGCCAGACATGAAGAAGATTCCTTGGTTTGTTTTGACTAGTGCCAATTTAAGCAAGGCTGCGTGGGGCACAGTGGGCAAGGATTCCCATTATATCATGAACTACGAGGGAGGAGTTATATTTATTCCAAAATTTATC ATTGGTTCGACGACATTTCCTGTCCAAGAAGAGGAAAATGGCGTCCCAGTTTTTCCTATTCCCTACGATCTACCTCCCACCAAATACCAGAGCGGAGATAAGCCGTTCGTCATGGAGTTCTTCTATTCGTAA
- the LOC100876941 gene encoding protein THEM6, producing MLTCWVLTGVFGAIVLLYGLIEVHYFLRMFFTVLFARFCKKKAHILDETTVYGICTTTDVDTLLYHMNNSRYLRELDFARADFYERTNLYREICSQGSGVVQGAATIRYRRFVKPLSIFKITSKIIYWDEKSVFMEHRFITPSDGFVRAIAICRQKLLDCSAEAVIGSLMERGVKQNGVEAGVTQIPHVRPQMPPEVARWLESNEISSALLRQSAAVATNC from the exons ATGTTAACTTGCTGGGTGTTGACCGGCGTCTTCGGGGCCATTGTGTTGCTCTACGGCCTAATAGAGGTTCACTACTTCTTGCGCATGTTCTTCACCGTGCTCTTTGCGCGGTTCTGCAAGAAAAAGGCACACATCCTTGATGAGACTACCGTATACG GTATCTGCACCACGACGGACGTGGACACGCTTCTCTATCACATGAACAACTCGAGGTATCTCCGTGAGCTCGATTTTGCCAGGGCGGATTTCTACGAACGCACGAACCTGTACCGCGAAATCTGCTCCCAAGGATCCGGCGTCGTTCAGGGTGCGGCGACCATCCGTTATCGTCGCTTCGTGAAGCCTTTGTCCATCTTCAAAATAACTTCTAAG ATCATATACTGGGACGAGAAGTCCGTGTTCATGGAACATCGGTTCATTACACCCAGTGACGGATTCGTCAGGGCCATTGCAATCTGTAGGCAGAAACTTTTGGATTGCAGTGCAGAGGCTGTCATTGGCTCCTTGATGGAACGAGGAGTGAAACAAAACGGTGTTGAGGCTGGTGTAACTCAG ATACCTCACGTGAGGCCGCAAATGCCACCGGAAGTAGCAAGATGGTTGGAGAGCAACGAGATCTCATCGGCGCTCCTTCGTCAGTCAGCTGCAGTGGCGACCAATTGCTGA
- the LOC100884023 gene encoding protein THEM6-like isoform X1, which produces MIQQKNSEYYASRVVSAIQNGDEICVTHLKTFEKRKDHCIPMIKVVYPSTRFNYRICTPQDMDRNGCMNNARYLRELDFARFLHSSRNGLFWAVIKKGTTVVGASVSHYYHGIPVFTPYRIVTKALYWEEKYIYMHQKCITLHDNLVRAESVTKQVLIGPEINMIKIVTDLEPNTHSPDLSEDLKLWIESLEETSKKFRKNY; this is translated from the exons ATGATTCAACAAAAAAATAGTGAATATTATGCCTCAAGAGTAGTTTCCGCAATTCAAAATGGCGATGAAATATGCGTCACGCATTTAAAGACGTTTGAAAAACGAAAAGACCATTGTATTCCAATGATCAAAGTCGTATATCCATCTACACGATTTAACTacc GAATATGCACCCCGCAGGATATGGATAGAAACGGTTGCATGAACAATGCGAGATATCTTCGAGAATTGGATTTTGCGCGGTTTCTTCATTCTAGTAGAAATGGACTCTTTTGGGCAGTTATCAAAAAGGGTACAACCGTAGTAGGAGCTTCCGTGAGCCATTACTATCATGGCATTCCTGTTTTTACGCCCTACAGAATTGTCACTAAG GCGCTGTACTGGGAAGAgaaatacatatatatgcaTCAAAAGTGCATCACTCTACACGACAATCTTGTTCGCGCTGAATCTGTCACCAAGCAAGTTTTGATAGGACCGGAGATAAACATGATCAAAATCGTTACGGATCTGGAGCCGAACACTCATTCTCCTGACCTATCGGAGGATCTGAAATTGTGGATCGAATCCTTGGAAGAAACATCGAAAAAGTTTAGAAAGAACTATTGA
- the LOC100884023 gene encoding protein THEM6-like isoform X2 — MVYIYLVLLALYVLLDVNYFIRTLFSIYVLHYLRGRLKVLDESNSYGICTPQDMDRNGCMNNARYLRELDFARFLHSSRNGLFWAVIKKGTTVVGASVSHYYHGIPVFTPYRIVTKALYWEEKYIYMHQKCITLHDNLVRAESVTKQVLIGPEINMIKIVTDLEPNTHSPDLSEDLKLWIESLEETSKKFRKNY, encoded by the exons ATGGTGTACATTTATCTCGTACTTCTTGCTCTTTATGTGTTACTCGATGTGAACTATTTTATTCGAACCTTATTCTCTATCTACGTGCTGCACTATCTCCGGGGGAGGCTGAAGGTCCTCGATGAATCCAACTCCTAcg GAATATGCACCCCGCAGGATATGGATAGAAACGGTTGCATGAACAATGCGAGATATCTTCGAGAATTGGATTTTGCGCGGTTTCTTCATTCTAGTAGAAATGGACTCTTTTGGGCAGTTATCAAAAAGGGTACAACCGTAGTAGGAGCTTCCGTGAGCCATTACTATCATGGCATTCCTGTTTTTACGCCCTACAGAATTGTCACTAAG GCGCTGTACTGGGAAGAgaaatacatatatatgcaTCAAAAGTGCATCACTCTACACGACAATCTTGTTCGCGCTGAATCTGTCACCAAGCAAGTTTTGATAGGACCGGAGATAAACATGATCAAAATCGTTACGGATCTGGAGCCGAACACTCATTCTCCTGACCTATCGGAGGATCTGAAATTGTGGATCGAATCCTTGGAAGAAACATCGAAAAAGTTTAGAAAGAACTATTGA